A window of the Archocentrus centrarchus isolate MPI-CPG fArcCen1 chromosome 17, fArcCen1, whole genome shotgun sequence genome harbors these coding sequences:
- the phc3 gene encoding polyhomeotic-like protein 3: MDRQSPGDRQADTSKTVTTASSSSSSIFTMATVSSRAQPPSTSLSIIPPDRQAVQVIQHAIHRPQSITAQYLHQMYAAQQQHFMLQTAALQQHQHPSHLQSLAAIQQASVCQRSPSSSTGSLVQAAGVSQNSIALPASPVTARLIGRTQTSTAGAATISQQAMLLGNRPASCNQAQMYLRTQMLILTPAATVAAVQSDLPTVTSCSSLPTSSQNLAVRAHLPGALATTHSVILKPSTESQALSPAASLPKTPVCGLKSNQLTDASTETAPSVTTPAYPPVQTHTLVKQQLSCPVGQQVAHHQLILQRATGGAPSSRQLQPIALRVAPQDTHSSPLPLSVKRLTTPTSPHLQPQNEPPAPSSSSSPLVTSVFASSAQTSVPAATLQPQPPPLVAAPQRRTSFPQIQQPPPPPPPLILPRLPQNPPASIHRLSLHSVRALAVQSGQVLQTEQDLPVAEALVQMPYQNLPPPQTVAVDLKVHPAKHNETLQVGQMCKVNGLSSEERKDPPSAQQDRTPTPRKQNGSAMMGSSSSHSVIKLAQVEDSSQLTTTNKSSNSSSNNPPPPPPSPLPPPVLPAAARVPSQPPSAPASLPGSPKRSTHVLTHLVEGFVIKEGLEPFPVGPSSQLSEQQASLPEPQDISTNGDAAEDSPLDADQSDSSDSEMENDGSAAEVAEFGESVAAVLQCEYCGSSGYARTFLRSKRFCSMSCVRRFSVSCTKRITVLKAGRWVHRPVGRRGRPPSRVNGAPREHFMMQAHRSFGSKETQHSSQREEDEQHEEEEEEEEEEEEEGEEPPVPMTTRLRKQAERERERVREQRTIETITISDTEDDSCPSQWNVEQVFCYISTLPGGADVAEEFRSQEIDGQALLLLTEDHLVSSMNLKLGPALKLCAHINALKDA, encoded by the exons ATGGACAGGCAGAGcccaggagacagacaggcagatacCAGTAAGACAGTAACCACcgcatcatcatcgtcatcatctatcttcaccatggcaacagtcaGTTCCCGTGCCCAACCACCCTCTACCTCCCTCAGCATCATCCCACCAGACAGACAAGCAGTCCAG GTGATCCAGCACGCCATCCACAGACCTCAGAGCATAACGGCCCAGTACCTGCATCAGATGTACGCAGCCCAGCAGCAGCACTTTATGCTGCAGACAGCAGCcctgcagcagcaccagcacCCCTCACATCTGCAGAGTCTGGCCGCAATCCAGCAG gcttcAGTCTGTCAGAGGTCACCTTCTTCATCTACAGGCAGTTTGGTTCAGGCTGCGGGTGTCTCCCAAAACTCA ATCGCTTTACCAGCATCTCCAGTGACAGCGCGGCTGATTGGCCGAACTCAGACATCCACTGCCGGTGCGGCCACAATATCCCAACAGGCCATGCTTCTAGGAAACAGACCAGCCAGCTGTAACCAAGCTCAGATGTATCTTCGAACTCAGATG CTGATTCTAACTCCTGCAGCCACAGTAGCTGCAGTTCAGTCAGACCTCCCCACTGTGACCTCCTGCTCTTCATTACCTACCTCCTCTCAG AATCTAGCTGTGCGTGCCCATTTGCCTGGAGCTCTGGCTACAACCCACAGCGTCATCTTAAAGCCTTCTACTGAGTCCCAGGCTCTGTCTCCAGCTGCCTCTTTGCCCAAGACTCCAGTCTGTGGGCTGAAAAGCAACCAGCTGACTGATGCCTCAACAGAAACAGCACCATCTGTTACAACCCCAG CCTATCCTCCAGTGCAAACCCACACTCTAGTCAAGCAGCAGCTGTCCTGTCCAGTGGGCCAGCAGGTGGCGCACCACCAGCTTATTCTCCAGCGGGCCACAGGAGGAGCTCccagcagcagacagctgcagcCTATCGCTCTCAGAGTAGCACCCCAAGATACCCACTCcagtcctcttcctctttcagtTAAAAGATTGACCACTCCAACCAGCCCCCACTTACAACCACAAAATGAGCCCCCAGCcccatcttcctcttcttccccatTAGTCACCAGTGTGTTTGCATCATCAGCTCAGACTTCAGTCCCAGCTGCCACTCTTCAGCCTCAGCCTCCTCCTCTGGTGGCTGCACCACAGCGTCGGACTTCATTCCCACAGATCCAGCAgcctccgcctcctcctcctcctctaatTCTCCCCAGGCTGCCCCAGAACCCGCCGGCCTCCATCCACAGGCTTTCCCTGCACTCAGTACGGGCCTTGGCAGTCCAGTCAGGACAGGTACTACAAACAGAACAGGATCTACCTGTGGCAGAGGCTCTGGTTCAGATGCCCTACCAGAACCTGCCACCTCCTCAGACGGTGGCTGTTGATCTGAAAGTGCATCCAGCCAAGCACAACGAAACTCTGCAA GTGGGGCAAATGTGCAAAGTGAATGGGCTGAGctcagaggagaggaaagatCCTCCAAGTGCACAACAAGACAGGACCCCTACACCACGTAAGCAGAATGGTTCAG CGATGATGGGTTCATCCTCCAGCCACTCGGTGATCAAATTAGCACAGGTGGAGGACTCCTCACAGCTTACCACCACTAACAAAagcagtaacagcagcagcaacaaccctcctcctccaccaccttcTCCTCTACCTCCTCCTGTCCTCCCTGCTGCAGCAAGAGTCCCCAGCCAGCCTCCCTCTGCCCCAGCCAGCCTCCCAGGAAGCCCCAAGAGGTCAACCCACGTCCTCACACACCTCGTGGAGGGCTTCGTCATCAAAGAGGGTCTGGAGCCATTCCCG GTTGGTCCATCCTCGCAGTTATCAGAGCAGCAGGCTTCACTTCCAGAACCCCAGGACATATCGACCAATGGAGATGCAGCAGAGGACAGTCCACTGGATGCTGACCAGTCAGATTCATCTGACTCTGAGATGGAAAATGATGGCTCTGCAGCAGAAG TTGCAGAGTTCGGGGAGAGTGTGGCAGctgtgctgcagtgtgaatACTGTGGAAGCAGCGGTTACGCTCGCACGTTTCTGCGCTCCAAACGCTTCTGCTCCATGTCGTGTGTCCGAAG GTTCAGTGTGAGCTGCACCAAGCGTATCACGGTGCTTAAAGCAGGTCGCTGGGTCCACAGGCCAGTGGGCAGGAGAGGACGACCCCCCAGCAGGGTCAATGGAGCCCCCAGAGAACACTTTATGATGCAG GCTCACAGGTCATTTGGCTCCAAAGAGACCCAACATAgttcacagagagaggaagatgagcagcacgaggaggaggaggaggaggaggaggaggaggaggaggaaggagaagaaCCTCCCGTTCCCATGACAACCAGGCTTCGGAAGCAGGCTGAGAGAGAGCGGGAGAGGGTGAGAGAGCAGAGGACGATAGAAACGATCACCATTTCAGACACAGAAGACGACAGCTGTCCGTCTCAGTGGAACGTGGAGCAAGTGTTTTGTTATATCAGCACCCTGCCAG GTGGTGCTGATGTTGCCGAGGAGTTTCGCTCCCAAGAAATAGATGGTCAGGCTCTGCTGCTTCTCACAGAGGATCACCTGGTCAGCTCCATGAACCTTAAACTGGGACCTGCACTGAAACTTTGCGCACACATTAATGCTCTCAAAGATGCATAA